The following are encoded in a window of Paenibacillaceae bacterium GAS479 genomic DNA:
- a CDS encoding aminoglycoside 6-adenylyltransferase, translating to MNLALRNEAEMMELILETAQHDERVRAVCLNGSRVNFNVPPDRFQDYDVVYLVRELASFLENDGWIDCFGERVILQMPERMHLIPPDNNRQFPYLMLFEDGNRIDLRLIPVEQATDYVREDKLTKVLLDKDDMLPPLPEPTDEDYRVKPPDAKLFADCCNEFWWVSPYVAKGLWRGELLYALDHLNGPVREMLMGMLNWQAGYRTDFSVSTGKNGKYLDRYLPPESWQALLSTYPAAEPQSIRLALQAMADLFSTTAQTVAGKLGCHYNAEEELRVRRYLDRVFQDAEQEGRLGEG from the coding sequence ATGAACTTAGCATTGAGAAATGAAGCCGAAATGATGGAGCTGATCTTGGAGACGGCACAGCATGACGAACGAGTTCGTGCGGTCTGCCTAAACGGCTCCCGTGTTAATTTCAATGTACCACCGGATCGGTTCCAGGATTATGATGTCGTTTATTTGGTGCGGGAGCTCGCATCCTTTCTGGAGAATGACGGCTGGATCGACTGTTTCGGGGAGAGGGTCATCCTGCAAATGCCGGAACGAATGCATCTAATACCGCCGGACAACAACCGCCAATTCCCTTATCTCATGTTATTCGAGGATGGGAATCGAATCGACTTGCGGCTCATACCGGTCGAGCAGGCGACGGATTATGTGAGAGAGGACAAGCTGACGAAGGTGCTGCTGGACAAGGATGACATGTTACCGCCGCTGCCCGAGCCTACGGACGAGGATTACCGCGTGAAGCCGCCGGATGCGAAGCTTTTTGCAGATTGCTGCAATGAATTCTGGTGGGTGTCCCCATACGTGGCCAAAGGGTTGTGGAGAGGCGAGCTGTTGTACGCGCTGGATCATCTGAACGGTCCCGTCAGGGAAATGCTTATGGGGATGCTGAACTGGCAGGCTGGTTATAGGACGGATTTCTCGGTTAGCACAGGCAAAAACGGCAAATATTTGGACCGTTATTTACCGCCGGAAAGCTGGCAAGCTCTGCTCTCGACTTATCCGGCGGCGGAACCGCAGTCGATTCGACTGGCTCTCCAGGCGATGGCGGATCTTTTCAGCACAACCGCACAAACAGTAGCCGGCAAACTCGGTTGTCACTACAATGCGGAGGAGGAGCTTCGGGTGCGGCGATATTTGGATCGCGTTTTCCAGGACGCAGAGCAGGAAGGTCGATTGGGAGAGGGATAG
- a CDS encoding probable oxidoreductase, LLM family, translated as MKIEMEMKHMAQTMEIGISTFLEATASPVAGKSKNHAERLREAVEEIVLADQVGLDVYGIGEHHRPDYAGSAPAVILAAAAAQTKNIRLTSAVTVLSSDDPVRVFQQFATLDGLSNGRAEIMAGRGSFTESFPLFGYSLEDYEQLFDEKLELLLAIRNSEKVNWRGGHRPVIDNLGVYPRSVQEQLPVWIATGGNTQSTIRAGLMGLPIAYAIIGGMPESFAPLVELYKKAAAQAGHDVSKLQIATHSHGFVADTKQTAGDLLFEPYQAQMTKIGRERGWNSAFSRQNFDAACDPRGALYVGDPEYVAEKILLLHRNLGVTRFFHHVDVSAIPHREVLRSIELLGTKVAPIVRRELAKQNG; from the coding sequence ATGAAGATCGAAATGGAGATGAAACATATGGCACAAACAATGGAAATTGGTATAAGTACTTTTCTGGAGGCCACGGCAAGTCCGGTGGCCGGAAAGTCTAAAAATCACGCCGAGCGGTTGCGCGAGGCAGTTGAAGAGATCGTCCTGGCAGACCAGGTTGGACTGGATGTTTACGGCATCGGAGAGCATCATCGGCCGGATTATGCGGGCTCAGCCCCGGCTGTTATTTTAGCGGCGGCAGCCGCGCAAACGAAAAACATTCGACTCACAAGCGCGGTAACTGTGCTCTCCTCCGATGATCCTGTGCGTGTGTTCCAGCAGTTCGCAACGCTGGATGGCCTCTCCAATGGACGCGCGGAAATCATGGCAGGACGGGGCTCGTTTACCGAGTCTTTCCCACTGTTTGGTTATAGCCTGGAGGATTATGAGCAATTGTTCGACGAGAAGTTGGAACTGTTGCTTGCGATCCGCAACTCGGAAAAGGTAAACTGGCGCGGCGGCCATCGCCCGGTCATCGACAATCTTGGCGTTTACCCACGCTCCGTGCAGGAGCAGCTTCCCGTTTGGATCGCCACCGGCGGCAACACGCAGTCGACGATCCGCGCCGGCCTGATGGGATTGCCGATCGCCTATGCGATTATCGGCGGCATGCCGGAGAGCTTCGCTCCACTCGTGGAGCTGTACAAAAAAGCTGCGGCCCAAGCTGGTCACGACGTATCCAAGCTGCAAATCGCCACGCATTCGCATGGGTTCGTCGCGGATACGAAGCAGACCGCTGGCGACTTGTTGTTTGAGCCGTATCAGGCCCAGATGACCAAAATTGGACGTGAGCGGGGCTGGAATTCTGCGTTTAGCCGTCAGAACTTCGACGCAGCTTGCGATCCAAGAGGGGCTCTGTATGTCGGAGATCCGGAATATGTCGCTGAGAAAATTCTGCTGCTGCATCGCAACCTCGGCGTTACGCGCTTCTTCCATCATGTCGATGTCAGCGCCATTCCTCACCGTGAGGTGCTGCGCTCGATCGAGCTGCTCGGCACAAAGGTCGCGCCGATCGTGCGGCGCGAGCTGGCGAAGCAGAACGGATAA
- a CDS encoding 2,3-bisphosphoglycerate-dependent phosphoglycerate mutase, which translates to MKKIYLIRHVKALGQEPEADLSPEGLYQAEELTRFLAGKNIEKIVSSPFRRAVYTIKPFADAAGMPVQLDARLSERVLSSNHLPDWLDKLKATFHDPDLKFAGGESSSEAQRRGIEAISDLETSIEHVGAVVSHGNLLSQIIRHYQADFGFKEWSDMRNPDVFELSINQRVTMIRNVWRH; encoded by the coding sequence ATGAAAAAGATTTATCTCATCCGGCACGTCAAGGCGCTCGGCCAGGAACCGGAAGCTGATTTGTCTCCCGAGGGTCTTTATCAGGCGGAAGAGTTAACCCGCTTCCTAGCGGGGAAAAACATCGAGAAGATCGTTAGCAGTCCTTTTCGACGTGCTGTATATACGATTAAACCATTCGCCGACGCAGCGGGAATGCCCGTGCAGCTTGATGCGCGACTGTCAGAGAGAGTTCTCAGCTCGAATCATCTCCCGGACTGGTTAGACAAGCTCAAGGCTACATTCCATGACCCGGACTTGAAGTTTGCAGGCGGAGAAAGCTCATCTGAGGCACAACGCAGGGGCATTGAAGCTATTTCCGATCTGGAAACAAGCATTGAGCATGTTGGAGCAGTTGTGTCGCATGGCAATCTGCTTTCGCAGATCATCCGGCACTACCAGGCGGATTTTGGCTTCAAGGAGTGGAGCGATATGCGGAATCCAGACGTTTTTGAGCTGTCGATCAATCAACGTGTGACTATGATCAGGAATGTTTGGAGGCACTAA
- a CDS encoding SMI1 / KNR4 family (SUKH-1), which produces MIRELLIKISQLKNCTLYPPKGLPIVEYDLPDDVKEFYELCGGIDLFIDSDYSIKIVSPIEFEPANPVIIGENIEGDRSSEWYIIAKDENSQFITMDLNKNTHGRCYDSFHDRHGTVGNTDIIASSFTNFLTQLVNNESGYWYWLEDDFEYIGDAYEE; this is translated from the coding sequence ATGATAAGAGAACTATTAATAAAAATTTCTCAACTAAAAAATTGTACTTTATATCCACCGAAGGGGCTCCCTATAGTTGAATATGATCTTCCAGATGATGTAAAAGAATTTTATGAACTTTGTGGTGGAATTGACCTGTTTATAGATTCGGATTATTCCATTAAAATTGTTTCTCCTATTGAATTTGAGCCTGCGAATCCTGTAATAATAGGAGAAAATATCGAAGGTGATCGCTCATCAGAGTGGTATATAATTGCGAAAGATGAAAACTCTCAATTTATAACAATGGACCTTAATAAAAACACTCATGGGAGATGTTATGATAGCTTTCATGACCGCCACGGAACCGTAGGAAACACTGATATTATAGCATCCTCGTTCACCAATTTTCTTACACAGTTAGTTAATAATGAAAGTGGTTATTGGTATTGGCTTGAAGATGATTTTGAGTATATAGGAGATGCATACGAAGAGTGA
- a CDS encoding Broad specificity phosphatase PhoE, with translation MEIVFVRHGQGLHNTDIPDRLNTENPRLTDRGREQVAGLKSVFSFRMDDMFISSPTIRTIETTTIITSELESAKKYVSPLVGPRMYPIPVNPEAYAVKCDLNYPLDKIINDHSDFIVLEKDNQELWNTGINALTESAFEPLGLRMINWIKTLSTNRVFIIAHDGTITNYRILLGESGLTRADFLGEAGWYRVEI, from the coding sequence TTGGAGATCGTTTTTGTTCGCCATGGACAAGGATTACATAATACCGATATTCCAGACCGGCTAAATACCGAGAATCCTCGCTTGACCGACAGAGGTCGGGAGCAAGTGGCTGGTCTAAAGTCAGTATTCTCGTTTCGAATGGATGATATGTTCATTTCCAGCCCAACTATACGAACAATTGAGACCACTACTATTATTACAAGTGAACTTGAATCGGCTAAAAAATATGTTAGTCCACTTGTTGGACCTCGAATGTATCCCATACCAGTTAATCCGGAAGCCTATGCGGTGAAATGTGATCTCAACTATCCATTGGACAAGATAATAAACGATCATTCTGACTTTATCGTTTTAGAAAAGGACAATCAGGAATTATGGAACACGGGAATTAATGCGCTAACTGAATCAGCATTTGAACCATTAGGATTGCGAATGATCAACTGGATTAAAACATTGAGCACAAATAGAGTTTTTATAATTGCTCATGATGGAACGATAACAAACTATCGGATATTGTTAGGTGAGAGCGGGTTGACCCGGGCGGATTTCTTGGGAGAAGCCGGGTGGTATAGGGTAGAGATATAG
- a CDS encoding putative hydrolase of the HAD superfamily yields MAIKAVLFDLDGTLLDRDSSLVEFVRDQYDRYSEFQIVDKELFVQRFIELDNHGYVWKDKVYQQIINEFSIQNIDWTLLLTDYIRNFQRHCVGFPNLLSMLTELKNNNIKLALVSNGFGQFQYDNFKALHIEHLFDEVLISEWEGLRKPDQAIFNRALTKLGVTAENALFVGDHPDNDIRASRDVGMKAVWKRNNLFETVVDADAVIDDLELIPKLISEHEHRSIFSRQ; encoded by the coding sequence TTGGCAATCAAAGCGGTTCTATTTGACTTGGATGGAACTTTGTTAGACCGTGATTCATCACTAGTAGAGTTTGTTAGAGATCAATATGATCGTTACTCAGAGTTTCAAATCGTGGACAAAGAACTGTTCGTTCAAAGGTTTATTGAACTTGATAATCATGGCTACGTTTGGAAGGACAAAGTATATCAGCAAATCATAAATGAGTTCTCTATTCAAAATATCGACTGGACTTTACTTCTAACGGATTACATAAGAAATTTTCAGAGGCATTGTGTAGGTTTTCCGAACTTGTTGAGTATGCTCACTGAGTTAAAAAACAACAACATTAAGTTAGCACTGGTCTCAAATGGTTTTGGACAATTCCAATATGATAATTTTAAAGCATTACACATCGAACATTTATTCGATGAAGTGTTAATTTCAGAATGGGAAGGACTTCGCAAACCTGATCAAGCCATTTTCAATCGTGCATTGACTAAACTTGGAGTAACAGCCGAAAATGCTCTTTTTGTTGGAGATCATCCCGATAACGATATACGAGCAAGTCGTGACGTTGGAATGAAGGCGGTTTGGAAACGAAATAATCTGTTTGAAACTGTTGTTGATGCTGATGCTGTAATTGACGATTTAGAGCTTATCCCAAAATTAATCAGCGAGCATGAACATCGATCAATCTTCTCCAGACAATGA
- a CDS encoding Stress responsive A/B Barrel Domain, with the protein MMEHLVSFRFKGPLEPGKQQELLALLHGLKEQVPGIVELTAGFNETEETNNVHGYTLGLRVTFTDREALSAYGPHPAHQAFVASLEGLVEKVVVVDYPIAR; encoded by the coding sequence ATGATGGAGCATCTCGTATCGTTCCGTTTCAAAGGACCGTTGGAGCCTGGCAAGCAGCAGGAACTGCTGGCTTTGCTGCATGGCTTAAAAGAACAGGTGCCAGGCATCGTCGAGCTGACGGCGGGCTTTAATGAAACAGAGGAAACAAATAACGTCCACGGCTACACGCTTGGGTTACGCGTAACGTTCACGGATCGGGAGGCGCTAAGCGCTTACGGCCCGCATCCAGCTCATCAGGCATTCGTAGCTAGCCTCGAAGGATTGGTGGAAAAGGTCGTTGTAGTCGACTACCCAATCGCCCGATGA
- a CDS encoding Endoglucanase Acf2: MKKHIVCLLLLCLLTAAAIPLGASAFNGEVPVGSGSYSTVLPPGAVNVQSQIYKTGNVTGAMPTNDWWSNLAWDTYSEAQYPHPLAMKNGSDGIRIYYPGNRITSNSSCVCGWINDIHDFTVGNSAVTSFPDAKVDGYSDWFVKAQYKSGANEMNVSYGHGSPFVYFTYAGGGSPKLSFYDPPTVWSGSANSPVLGITIAGVHYGLFGATGSTWSGIGSGKLTNNGSSYFSVAVLSDNSQATLNKYAQYAYSHVTGTQASYSYNASGSEVTTTYTFTTQAKQGTQTGTIFALYPHQWRNSSSPLLSYTYNSVRGLMKTGEGSSFQTKMKYNGVLPSLPDKGSYNRQQLQQYIDQAEAETYSGDGDTYWIGKRLGKLASLAPIADQVGDTTAANKFRGEIKTILEGWFKSSDSSGNLKSSQMFYYNSNWGTLIGYPASFGSNNELNDHHFHYGYFIKAAAEIARVDKTWAANWGPMVNLLIRDIASSSRTDSMFPYLRNFDPYAGHSWAAGHARFGDGNNNESSSEGMNAWAGMVLWGQATGDTTIRDTGIYLYTTEMNAINEYWFDVNGANRPAGFTRSTASMVWGGKTVGDATWWTGNPEEVHGINWLPFTGASLYLTQYPDYTARNYNTLVSENGGTGFDAWEDLIYMYRAISNPGEAKSFWNSRGNALSAEAGNSKAFAYHWIYNLDALGNQDRNVTANTPLYAVFNKGGAKTYTAYNLGNSPLTVAFSDGKTMTVPANGSATEGAGGGGNPTPTPTPTPTPTPTVTPTPTATPTPTPTPSATPAPQPIPGKIEAESYIAMAGVQQEATTDTGGGQNVGYLEIGDWMDYRVNVAQAGSYNVQFRVASPNATGQLQLRSGSTTLATAQVPNTGGWQSWTTVTAQVQLQAGVQTLRAYISGEQFNINWLSFAAASGGTLTYTTADYTATVTKNATSETITFTPTTAAQYVDIHYLVNGAEQQNFRMTKNGSSWTYMIPNLTSGQSMELWFTYEKGGPQYDSPHYTYTH, from the coding sequence ATGAAAAAACATATCGTCTGCCTTCTCCTGTTATGTCTGCTGACCGCCGCCGCAATTCCTTTGGGAGCATCGGCATTTAATGGCGAGGTCCCTGTCGGCTCAGGCTCCTACTCCACGGTGCTGCCTCCGGGAGCGGTTAATGTTCAGAGTCAGATTTACAAAACCGGCAATGTGACCGGTGCGATGCCAACTAACGACTGGTGGAGCAATCTAGCCTGGGATACGTACTCCGAGGCGCAGTATCCGCATCCGCTAGCGATGAAAAACGGCTCCGATGGCATTCGAATCTATTACCCGGGCAACCGGATCACGTCCAATTCCAGCTGCGTCTGCGGCTGGATCAATGATATTCATGACTTTACGGTCGGCAATTCCGCCGTCACGAGCTTTCCCGACGCCAAAGTAGACGGCTACAGCGACTGGTTCGTGAAGGCGCAGTACAAAAGCGGCGCCAACGAGATGAATGTCTCCTATGGTCATGGCTCGCCTTTTGTCTACTTCACCTATGCCGGTGGCGGTAGTCCCAAGCTGAGCTTTTATGACCCGCCGACGGTCTGGTCCGGCAGCGCAAACTCGCCGGTGCTCGGCATCACGATCGCGGGTGTGCATTACGGGCTGTTCGGCGCAACCGGCAGTACCTGGAGCGGAATAGGCAGCGGCAAGCTGACGAATAACGGCAGCTCTTATTTCTCCGTCGCCGTCCTGTCGGACAACTCGCAGGCAACGCTGAACAAATATGCCCAATACGCTTATTCACATGTGACGGGCACGCAAGCTTCGTATTCGTACAACGCTTCGGGCAGCGAAGTGACAACGACGTATACCTTTACAACCCAGGCCAAGCAGGGCACGCAGACGGGGACGATTTTTGCCCTGTACCCTCATCAGTGGAGGAACAGCTCTAGCCCGCTGCTCTCCTACACCTATAACTCGGTGCGCGGCCTGATGAAAACCGGTGAAGGAAGCTCCTTCCAGACCAAAATGAAGTACAACGGAGTGCTTCCGAGTCTGCCGGATAAAGGGTCGTACAACCGCCAGCAGTTGCAGCAGTACATCGACCAAGCGGAGGCCGAGACGTACAGCGGCGATGGCGACACGTATTGGATTGGCAAAAGACTTGGCAAGCTAGCCTCGCTCGCTCCTATCGCTGACCAAGTAGGCGACACAACAGCGGCGAACAAGTTCCGCGGTGAAATCAAGACCATTCTGGAGGGCTGGTTCAAGTCCAGCGATAGTTCCGGCAACCTCAAGTCCTCGCAGATGTTCTATTACAACTCCAACTGGGGGACGCTGATCGGCTACCCGGCAAGTTTTGGTTCCAACAATGAGCTGAACGATCATCATTTCCACTATGGTTATTTCATTAAGGCAGCCGCAGAAATTGCGAGGGTGGATAAAACCTGGGCAGCCAATTGGGGCCCGATGGTCAATCTGCTCATTCGAGATATTGCGAGCTCCAGCCGCACGGATTCGATGTTCCCGTATTTGCGCAATTTTGATCCCTATGCCGGCCATTCCTGGGCTGCTGGGCATGCCCGTTTCGGCGATGGCAACAACAACGAATCGTCCTCTGAGGGAATGAATGCTTGGGCGGGCATGGTGTTGTGGGGTCAAGCGACGGGAGACACGACCATCCGGGACACTGGTATCTATCTTTACACGACCGAGATGAATGCGATCAACGAATACTGGTTCGATGTGAACGGCGCGAATCGTCCGGCGGGCTTCACCCGTTCCACGGCCAGCATGGTCTGGGGCGGCAAAACGGTCGGAGATGCCACTTGGTGGACCGGCAATCCTGAAGAGGTGCACGGCATTAACTGGCTTCCTTTTACCGGAGCCTCGCTGTACCTGACCCAGTACCCGGACTACACGGCCCGCAATTACAATACTCTTGTATCCGAGAACGGCGGCACAGGGTTCGACGCTTGGGAGGATCTTATCTACATGTACCGAGCCATCTCCAATCCCGGCGAAGCCAAAAGCTTCTGGAACTCGCGCGGCAACGCGCTATCTGCGGAAGCGGGTAATTCGAAAGCATTTGCTTACCATTGGATTTACAATCTGGACGCGCTCGGCAACCAGGACCGCAACGTAACGGCGAATACGCCGCTCTATGCGGTGTTCAACAAAGGCGGCGCAAAAACCTACACCGCTTATAACCTCGGCAATTCGCCGCTTACCGTCGCGTTCTCCGACGGTAAAACGATGACCGTGCCTGCCAACGGCTCGGCAACGGAGGGCGCGGGTGGCGGCGGCAATCCAACTCCAACACCGACGCCAACACCAACCCCAACACCGACGGTGACCCCAACACCAACGGCCACGCCGACGCCAACCCCGACGCCTTCGGCGACACCGGCTCCTCAGCCGATTCCCGGCAAGATTGAGGCGGAGAGTTATATTGCGATGGCAGGGGTGCAGCAGGAAGCTACGACTGATACGGGCGGTGGCCAAAATGTTGGTTATCTGGAAATCGGCGACTGGATGGACTACCGGGTCAATGTCGCTCAGGCCGGCAGCTATAATGTGCAGTTCAGGGTAGCGAGTCCAAATGCGACAGGTCAGCTGCAGTTGCGCTCCGGTAGCACAACGCTCGCCACCGCCCAGGTGCCCAATACCGGCGGCTGGCAAAGCTGGACGACTGTCACCGCTCAAGTACAGCTCCAGGCTGGAGTCCAAACACTCCGCGCCTATATCAGCGGCGAGCAGTTCAATATTAATTGGCTGAGCTTTGCAGCGGCTAGCGGCGGTACCCTGACCTATACAACGGCGGATTACACCGCGACAGTGACGAAAAACGCTACATCCGAGACGATTACGTTCACTCCAACGACGGCGGCACAATACGTGGATATCCATTACCTGGTAAATGGAGCGGAGCAGCAAAACTTTCGAATGACTAAAAACGGTTCGAGCTGGACGTACATGATTCCGAATTTAACCTCGGGTCAGTCGATGGAACTCTGGTTCACCTATGAAAAAGGCGGGCCGCAGTACGATTCGCCGCATTACACATATACGCATTAA
- a CDS encoding GrpB domain, predicted nucleotidyltransferase, UPF0157 family (non-canonical start codon;~manually curated) gives MKSPYIQPWTPDWAQRYCQEEAQLSIILGADIIIIHHIGSTSVPAIGYAKPIIDLLAVVRDLEAIEQHDVALAAFGYEAKGENGIPGRRYYSKGGDARSHHLHVFKEGSREIELHLNFKHYLSAHPDRARAYGELKLELMRRWPDDRKLYQEGKQPFVNKLVQEAEAWAISESRTQYQGG, from the coding sequence ATAAAAAGTCCATATATTCAGCCTTGGACACCGGACTGGGCTCAGCGCTATTGCCAGGAAGAGGCGCAACTGAGCATAATTCTCGGAGCAGATATCATCATCATTCATCATATTGGCAGCACCTCCGTGCCTGCAATCGGTTACGCCAAGCCAATTATTGATCTATTAGCGGTCGTGCGCGATCTGGAAGCAATTGAGCAGCATGATGTCGCACTTGCGGCGTTTGGTTATGAAGCAAAGGGGGAGAACGGAATCCCGGGCCGGCGCTATTACAGCAAAGGCGGTGACGCCAGATCGCATCATTTGCATGTTTTCAAGGAAGGGTCAAGGGAAATCGAGCTTCATCTGAATTTCAAACATTATCTGTCGGCGCATCCCGATCGAGCCCGCGCTTATGGGGAGCTGAAGCTTGAGCTTATGCGGCGCTGGCCGGATGACAGGAAGCTTTATCAAGAGGGCAAACAGCCCTTCGTAAATAAGCTTGTGCAAGAGGCGGAGGCTTGGGCGATATCGGAAAGCAGAACGCAATATCAAGGGGGATGA
- a CDS encoding Copper amine oxidase N-terminal domain-containing protein, producing MKNRAKKIPALLSAATLSVAALMTLATSSAFALSPGSTAVPISAPLPGNSGNNQDQQQPMLNYNSVTGAVKEINDSQVLKGAKVVSLQDDAGEIIANVTVTSNTYVASPDQLKVGAKLTAFYDAKKPMIAIYPPQFEAVVVVPAEEAVTWKVDRFTVDPDRKLGLVSDDKSLIIIPSDQTKIVLEDGTPFAGSLEGRTLAVKYSIATFSIPPQTTPEAIVVLSEPVQPPVGVSPEEQPKPVSSVDVAGHSIVVEGKTIKAPAAYTDKKGTVMVPLRAIVEALSQKLTWEAATKSTRIGISTSLQIGKDYYVYNKMAPIKLGTAPTLVEGSTYVPLSFFTDVLRMNNAYAFEGQIVIDNGEKMG from the coding sequence ATGAAAAATCGAGCCAAGAAAATTCCTGCTTTACTGTCCGCTGCCACTCTGTCCGTTGCCGCTCTGATGACTCTTGCCACATCTTCCGCCTTTGCGCTCAGCCCTGGTTCAACGGCAGTACCAATCTCAGCTCCGCTGCCTGGAAATTCCGGCAATAATCAGGATCAACAGCAGCCTATGCTGAACTACAACAGCGTCACCGGCGCAGTAAAAGAGATTAACGACAGCCAGGTGCTAAAGGGAGCCAAGGTCGTTTCCTTGCAAGATGATGCCGGTGAAATTATCGCCAACGTCACTGTAACGAGCAACACTTATGTCGCAAGTCCCGACCAGTTGAAAGTCGGCGCCAAGCTGACGGCGTTCTACGACGCCAAAAAACCGATGATCGCAATCTATCCACCGCAATTCGAGGCTGTAGTTGTTGTGCCCGCAGAAGAAGCCGTAACCTGGAAGGTCGATCGCTTCACGGTTGATCCAGATCGTAAGCTCGGTCTGGTCAGCGACGACAAATCCCTGATTATCATTCCGTCTGACCAGACGAAGATTGTTCTTGAAGATGGAACGCCTTTTGCAGGCAGCTTGGAAGGAAGAACTCTCGCGGTTAAATACAGCATCGCTACATTCAGCATCCCTCCACAAACGACGCCGGAGGCGATCGTTGTGCTGTCCGAGCCCGTCCAGCCTCCGGTTGGAGTGTCGCCAGAAGAACAGCCGAAGCCAGTATCGTCGGTTGATGTAGCCGGACACAGCATAGTCGTTGAAGGTAAAACGATCAAAGCCCCTGCCGCATATACGGATAAAAAGGGAACTGTTATGGTGCCACTTCGCGCCATTGTGGAAGCTCTGAGCCAAAAGCTGACATGGGAAGCCGCTACAAAATCAACACGTATCGGAATTTCCACCTCGCTGCAGATCGGCAAAGACTACTATGTGTACAACAAAATGGCTCCAATTAAGCTTGGAACTGCCCCGACTCTGGTGGAAGGCTCCACTTACGTGCCGCTTTCTTTCTTCACCGATGTGCTGCGCATGAACAATGCCTACGCATTCGAAGGCCAGATTGTCATCGACAATGGGGAGAAAATGGGCTAA
- a CDS encoding 2,4-dienoyl-CoA reductase produces the protein MSIDHMVEPLFRPFEGGKLKLNNRIVMAPMTRSFSPGGVPGPDVAEYYRRRAEHGVGLIVTEGTVINHPASEADRDVPHFYGEEALKGWAHVVSEVHEAGGKIIPQIWHVGMARSKENFPESDAQPVGPSGLSLAGEKVSEPLSVEEIHGLINGYAQAAADAKRIGFDGVEIHGAHGYLIDQFFWENTNKREDEYGGDMVGRTRFAVEVIEAVRRAVGPDFPIVFRFSQWKMSDFTAKLATTPEELEKFLAPLSAAGVDVFHCSTRRFWEVEFEGSPLNLAGWTRKITGKPAITVGSVGLDSDFTSLFTEGKGGQNASLEQLSERLGQGEFDLVAVGRALLTDAAWAEKIREGRTEDLQPFTRESLSSLS, from the coding sequence ATGTCAATTGATCATATGGTTGAACCGCTATTCCGTCCCTTTGAAGGCGGCAAGCTCAAGCTGAATAACCGCATCGTAATGGCTCCGATGACCCGCAGCTTTTCGCCGGGTGGAGTGCCAGGACCGGATGTGGCTGAATACTACCGTCGCCGTGCGGAGCATGGTGTTGGACTCATCGTTACAGAAGGCACGGTCATCAATCATCCGGCTTCTGAAGCGGATCGTGATGTGCCGCATTTTTACGGTGAGGAGGCGCTCAAGGGCTGGGCTCACGTTGTAAGCGAGGTGCATGAGGCCGGGGGTAAAATTATCCCTCAGATCTGGCATGTCGGCATGGCCCGTTCCAAGGAGAACTTCCCGGAATCAGACGCACAGCCGGTTGGTCCTTCGGGCCTGTCGCTGGCGGGAGAAAAGGTATCGGAACCGCTCAGCGTGGAGGAAATCCACGGCTTGATCAACGGCTACGCTCAAGCGGCAGCCGACGCGAAGCGCATTGGCTTTGACGGAGTAGAAATCCACGGTGCGCATGGTTATCTCATCGACCAGTTCTTCTGGGAGAACACGAACAAGCGCGAGGATGAATATGGCGGCGATATGGTGGGCAGAACACGTTTTGCGGTAGAAGTTATCGAGGCGGTGCGCCGCGCAGTTGGTCCCGACTTCCCGATCGTATTCCGCTTCTCCCAGTGGAAAATGAGTGACTTCACAGCGAAGCTGGCAACTACGCCGGAAGAACTGGAGAAGTTCCTGGCACCGTTAAGCGCCGCAGGCGTAGATGTATTCCACTGCTCGACCCGCCGCTTCTGGGAAGTAGAGTTCGAGGGTTCGCCGCTTAACCTGGCTGGCTGGACGCGCAAAATTACCGGCAAACCGGCTATTACTGTTGGCTCTGTTGGCCTGGATTCGGATTTCACCAGCCTGTTCACAGAAGGCAAAGGCGGCCAGAACGCCAGTCTTGAGCAGTTGTCTGAGCGACTCGGACAAGGAGAGTTCGATCTTGTGGCTGTTGGCCGCGCGCTCTTGACAGACGCTGCCTGGGCGGAGAAAATTCGTGAAGGCCGCACTGAGGATCTGCAGCCATTCACGAGAGAATCCCTGAGTAGCTTGAGCTAA
- a CDS encoding hypothetical protein (manually curated) — protein sequence MRANEFEKINSAPLNWISLCILKKPAKIIIYSRILLTIVEERNIL from the coding sequence TTGAGAGCTAATGAATTCGAGAAGATAAATTCTGCCCCATTAAACTGGATTTCGCTGTGCATCCTAAAAAAGCCTGCCAAAATTATCATCTACTCAAGAATTTTACTTACTATAGTTGAGGAACGAAACATTTTATAG